The following are from one region of the Petrotoga mobilis SJ95 genome:
- a CDS encoding exo-beta-N-acetylmuramidase NamZ family protein, translated as MILQGLDLMEKDGFTKLKNKKVGLVINYSLVNKNMEDGIEIMLKNGVDIRKIFTPEHGLYGLADGVEYSDQIHPLYNIPIISLYGKHKKPTQEMLEDIDILVYDIQDVGLRFYTFIYTLANTIISAQENSKKIIILDRINPLGRIVFGSRIKKEYSTFVGGYELPLRYGLTPGELAKYYKKYLDLDLDLEIIPIEGWKGESFENTKLKWNIPSPSLPTFDCTLAYSGTCLIEGTNVSEGRGTPKPFCFVGAPWIDENILYKFIKEKFPYLILRKRYFIPNSSKYQGELCKGIEFFPEIKDNFTIVAIEIIRHLIQQKEEFEFRKYIDKGSQTQRDHIENLLGEDKKIFFENNDTYLNELYKSSQDFIDFCEDILLYGGLKLWKV; from the coding sequence ATGATTCTTCAAGGTTTGGATTTAATGGAAAAAGATGGGTTCACAAAATTAAAAAACAAAAAAGTTGGTTTGGTAATAAATTATTCCTTAGTTAACAAAAATATGGAAGATGGCATAGAAATAATGTTGAAAAATGGAGTAGATATAAGAAAAATATTTACACCCGAACATGGATTATATGGTCTTGCTGATGGAGTTGAATACTCAGATCAGATTCATCCTTTATATAATATACCAATTATTAGCTTATATGGAAAGCACAAAAAGCCTACACAAGAAATGTTAGAAGATATCGACATACTAGTATACGATATTCAAGATGTTGGCTTACGATTTTATACTTTTATATACACTCTAGCTAATACAATAATTTCCGCCCAAGAAAATAGTAAAAAAATAATCATATTAGACAGAATAAATCCTTTAGGAAGGATTGTTTTTGGTTCACGAATAAAAAAAGAATATTCAACTTTTGTTGGTGGATATGAACTTCCTTTAAGATATGGTTTGACACCAGGTGAATTAGCAAAGTACTACAAAAAATATCTTGACCTTGATTTAGATCTTGAAATCATTCCTATTGAAGGATGGAAAGGAGAATCATTTGAAAACACTAAATTGAAGTGGAATATTCCCTCACCCTCTCTTCCAACATTTGATTGTACCTTGGCTTACAGTGGAACTTGTCTCATAGAGGGGACTAATGTAAGTGAAGGAAGGGGAACTCCTAAACCTTTCTGTTTCGTGGGAGCTCCTTGGATAGATGAAAACATTCTATACAAATTCATAAAAGAAAAATTTCCCTATTTAATTTTAAGAAAAAGGTATTTTATACCAAATTCTTCTAAATACCAAGGTGAATTGTGCAAGGGCATAGAATTTTTCCCTGAAATTAAAGATAATTTTACCATTGTTGCCATAGAGATTATACGCCACTTAATTCAACAAAAAGAAGAATTTGAGTTTAGAAAATACATAGATAAAGGAAGTCAAACACAAAGAGATCATATAGAAAATTTATTGGGGGAGGATAAAAAAATTTTCTTTGAGAATAATGACACTTATTTAAATGAATTGTACAAGAGCTCCCAAGATTTCATTGATTTTTGTGAAGATATACTATTATATGGAGGATTAAAACTATGGAAAGTTTAG
- the murQ gene encoding N-acetylmuramic acid 6-phosphate etherase, translated as MLENLETEKSNPKTQNLDEMDIHEILRIINQEDATIALSIAENLENIENVVANCISAIKNHGRIIYVGAGTSGRVAVVDAVETVPTFGIDSGIFLPLIAGGEKAFFQATEHVEDYEESGKKDLEKNNVRSEDYVIGITASGRTPYVKGALSLAKEIGCKTALICNVKNPELMEFSDIVVSLRTGPEVIAGSTRMKAGTAQKMVLNMISTVTMIKLGKTFKNYMVDVKIMNQKLEERAVRIISEVTGLDKKTCKEYLIKADMKPKLAILMILSGKDKEFCIEALKKNEVLHEALKTLKN; from the coding sequence ATGCTAGAGAATCTGGAAACCGAAAAAAGTAACCCTAAGACTCAGAATTTGGACGAGATGGACATACATGAAATACTAAGAATAATTAATCAAGAGGATGCAACAATAGCGTTATCCATCGCCGAAAATTTAGAGAATATAGAAAATGTGGTTGCCAACTGTATTTCAGCTATTAAGAATCACGGAAGGATCATATATGTTGGGGCAGGGACGAGTGGTAGAGTGGCCGTTGTAGATGCGGTAGAAACAGTTCCAACTTTTGGTATAGATTCCGGGATTTTTCTCCCCTTAATCGCGGGAGGAGAAAAAGCCTTCTTTCAAGCTACAGAACATGTTGAAGATTACGAAGAAAGCGGGAAAAAAGACTTAGAAAAAAATAACGTCCGTTCTGAAGATTACGTAATAGGGATAACTGCTAGCGGGCGAACCCCTTATGTAAAAGGTGCTTTATCTCTGGCAAAAGAAATAGGATGTAAAACTGCTTTAATATGCAACGTAAAAAACCCTGAATTGATGGAATTTTCGGATATTGTAGTTTCTTTGAGAACGGGCCCAGAAGTCATTGCAGGAAGTACAAGAATGAAAGCGGGCACAGCCCAAAAAATGGTTTTAAATATGATAAGCACTGTCACCATGATAAAACTTGGAAAGACTTTTAAAAACTACATGGTGGACGTAAAAATCATGAATCAAAAATTAGAAGAAAGAGCAGTAAGAATAATTTCTGAGGTAACCGGATTAGATAAAAAAACCTGCAAAGAGTACTTAATCAAGGCTGATATGAAACCCAAATTGGCAATACTGATGATTCTATCTGGAAAAGACAAAGAATTTTGTATCGAAGCTCTAAAGAAAAACGAAGTATTGCATGAAGCATTGAAAACATTAAAGAATTAA
- a CDS encoding ABC transporter substrate-binding protein: MKKILLFVVISVLSVFSFASTLSMIMDVTGPFSRNFNPYFSGGSNFSARGFIYETLFYINGYTGEVVPWLATDYEWSDDYLELEVTLRENVKWSDGENFNADDVVFTFNMIKSYPALDTGGMWKKGLKEVTKVDNQHVKFVLSQVDTLIYTDIFSVYIVPEHIWLNLSDPTTYTAENPIGTGAYLLGQFTSQVYTLEKNPNYWQKEKVKVDTIRIPAFTGNDAAQLALMNKEIDWGTLFFPNIENIFIKADPENRGYWLPEGNPVLLFFNLDDERFKDENFRKAIALGIDNEQLVQIGMSNLATVSNPVLIKGGFSELINDNLKHMWYDKDAEQAKEMLNDLGYSIGRDGIFTDSNGNKLSFELIVPAGWTDWIAVSQVLSSQLKQIGIDVVVSQVDFGLYLERIRNKDFELALSWVNYGINPYFFYERWLHSRNAYSGDNRGGWISLTTDSLLEIFRKTSDEKERQLAISSLQLIVLQEIPAIPLFYNPTWFEYTTYNFEGWPNKENPYALPTITGMDKAYIMMNLEPVK, translated from the coding sequence ATGAAAAAGATACTTTTGTTTGTAGTGATTTCTGTTTTAAGTGTGTTTTCGTTTGCAAGTACTCTTTCTATGATCATGGATGTGACAGGGCCGTTTTCAAGAAATTTCAACCCTTATTTTTCAGGTGGTAGTAACTTCTCGGCTAGAGGTTTCATTTACGAAACTTTGTTTTACATTAACGGATATACTGGCGAGGTTGTCCCATGGTTAGCCACAGATTACGAATGGTCTGATGATTATTTGGAACTTGAAGTTACATTAAGGGAAAATGTTAAATGGTCTGATGGAGAGAATTTTAACGCAGATGATGTGGTATTTACTTTTAACATGATTAAAAGTTATCCCGCTCTGGATACTGGAGGTATGTGGAAAAAAGGCTTGAAAGAGGTAACCAAAGTGGATAATCAACATGTTAAGTTTGTTTTATCTCAAGTTGATACACTCATATATACAGATATTTTTAGCGTATACATTGTCCCCGAACATATCTGGTTAAATCTAAGTGATCCAACCACTTACACTGCTGAAAACCCTATTGGAACAGGTGCTTACTTGTTAGGACAATTTACTAGCCAAGTTTATACATTGGAGAAAAATCCAAATTATTGGCAGAAAGAAAAGGTGAAAGTCGATACTATTAGAATTCCTGCCTTTACTGGAAACGACGCTGCTCAACTGGCTTTAATGAATAAAGAAATTGATTGGGGGACTTTGTTCTTTCCAAATATTGAGAATATATTTATTAAAGCCGATCCAGAGAACAGAGGTTATTGGCTCCCGGAAGGGAACCCAGTCCTACTCTTCTTTAACCTTGATGATGAAAGGTTTAAAGATGAGAATTTCCGAAAAGCTATTGCTTTGGGTATAGATAATGAACAGCTGGTACAGATAGGAATGTCGAATTTAGCCACTGTTTCTAATCCGGTATTGATAAAAGGTGGTTTCTCAGAATTAATCAATGATAATTTAAAACATATGTGGTATGACAAAGATGCCGAACAAGCAAAAGAGATGTTGAATGATTTGGGGTATAGTATCGGTAGAGATGGCATATTCACTGATAGTAATGGAAACAAATTAAGTTTTGAACTGATAGTTCCTGCTGGATGGACAGACTGGATAGCAGTGTCACAAGTACTTTCCTCCCAATTAAAACAAATAGGGATAGATGTAGTTGTATCACAAGTCGATTTTGGATTGTATTTAGAGAGAATTAGAAATAAAGATTTTGAATTGGCGTTGAGTTGGGTGAATTACGGTATAAATCCTTACTTTTTCTATGAAAGGTGGTTGCACTCTAGGAATGCTTATAGTGGTGACAACAGAGGTGGTTGGATTAGCTTAACCACAGACTCTTTGTTGGAAATTTTCAGAAAGACTTCAGATGAAAAAGAGAGACAACTTGCTATTTCCTCACTCCAACTCATTGTTTTGCAAGAAATTCCTGCTATTCCTTTATTTTACAATCCAACATGGTTTGAATATACTACATATAATTTTGAAGGATGGCCTAATAAGGAGAATCCATATGCTTTACCAACTATAACCGGAATGGATAAAGCATACATAATGATGAACTTGGAACCTGTTAAGTAA
- the nagZ gene encoding beta-N-acetylhexosaminidase, which translates to MESLEKALGKLFLIGIQGTSLNNENMKVLKSTLPGVIIFFSRNIENKYQLSKFIEDIKNFLDYEPLFCIDQEGGTVARLKKGFTVVPSAMGITATNEAENAYLSANLLAKEMLAVGIDWNLAPVVDINNNPKNSVIGIRSFSDDKNVVLKFAREYVKGLHDGGVLSCLKHFPGIGNVNTDPHLDLPQGELSKDDLLSTELFPFLNIDSPSWMPTHVYLSKIQNKKEPASLSEEILTGLAREELKYKGVLVADDFEMGGVANFYSAQEAVIKSLNAGMDIVSICHSFEKQSAAKNAVLREYKNNENFKKKINSSLERIQSLMKISADLREKNNNKISLEEIGKKEYINLAKNIFDKSITVLNMSHDKSFLPLKNVDEIYYFAKESLSYGIEDKRTQISYIIEPISKELKAKVNILETSKIIDPLVREEIIQNSKNKTILVLAENAYLHSELVDLISNMSQKSKKLILVALRNPYDVFIPKVKYGICTYGFNENIQTSLLKILKGEIKPTGNLPIKRRLENARESGNRKK; encoded by the coding sequence ATGGAAAGTTTAGAGAAGGCTTTGGGGAAACTATTCTTAATAGGGATTCAAGGAACCTCTTTAAACAACGAAAATATGAAGGTTTTAAAATCAACTTTGCCTGGGGTTATCATTTTCTTTTCACGAAACATAGAAAACAAATATCAACTTAGCAAGTTTATCGAAGATATTAAAAATTTTTTAGATTACGAACCCTTATTTTGTATCGATCAAGAAGGTGGAACGGTAGCAAGATTAAAAAAAGGATTTACTGTTGTACCCAGCGCTATGGGTATAACTGCGACTAACGAAGCAGAGAATGCATATCTTTCTGCAAATTTACTTGCAAAAGAAATGTTAGCAGTTGGAATCGATTGGAATCTTGCTCCAGTTGTTGATATCAACAACAACCCAAAGAATTCTGTAATTGGAATTAGAAGTTTTTCCGATGATAAAAATGTGGTACTAAAGTTTGCCCGTGAATATGTGAAGGGATTGCATGACGGGGGAGTACTTTCTTGTCTAAAACATTTCCCTGGTATTGGGAACGTCAACACCGATCCTCATTTAGACCTTCCCCAAGGCGAATTAAGCAAAGATGATCTTCTTTCAACAGAGTTATTCCCGTTTCTAAATATTGATTCTCCTTCATGGATGCCGACTCATGTGTACCTTTCCAAGATACAAAATAAAAAAGAACCAGCATCTTTATCAGAAGAGATTTTAACAGGATTGGCAAGGGAAGAACTAAAATATAAAGGAGTTTTGGTTGCGGATGATTTTGAGATGGGGGGAGTAGCAAACTTTTATTCAGCCCAAGAGGCAGTAATAAAATCACTGAATGCCGGAATGGACATAGTTAGTATCTGCCATTCTTTTGAAAAACAATCAGCAGCCAAAAACGCTGTATTGAGAGAGTATAAAAATAACGAAAATTTTAAAAAGAAGATAAATTCATCACTAGAGAGAATCCAATCGTTAATGAAAATTTCAGCAGATTTGAGGGAGAAAAACAATAATAAAATATCACTAGAAGAAATTGGCAAAAAAGAATATATAAACTTAGCTAAAAATATTTTTGATAAATCTATCACTGTTCTTAATATGTCTCATGACAAAAGCTTTTTGCCTTTAAAAAACGTTGATGAAATTTATTACTTTGCTAAAGAGTCATTATCTTACGGAATCGAAGACAAAAGAACACAAATTTCTTATATTATTGAGCCAATATCAAAAGAACTCAAAGCAAAAGTAAACATTTTAGAAACGAGTAAAATAATTGACCCTCTGGTAAGGGAAGAAATAATTCAAAACTCTAAAAACAAAACTATCTTGGTTCTAGCTGAAAATGCATATTTGCATTCAGAATTGGTTGATTTGATAAGTAACATGTCCCAAAAATCAAAAAAACTAATTTTAGTTGCTTTAAGAAACCCATATGACGTATTTATTCCTAAAGTAAAGTACGGAATTTGCACATACGGTTTTAATGAAAATATTCAAACTTCTTTGCTTAAAATTCTCAAAGGAGAAATAAAACCAACTGGGAATTTACCAATTAAACGGAGGCTAGAAAATGCTAGAGAATCTGGAAACCGAAAAAAGTAA